A stretch of Clostridium sp. BJN0001 DNA encodes these proteins:
- a CDS encoding DUF512 domain-containing protein: MKNIITKVDKGSIGEEVGIEVNDILLSIDGNNIDDIIDYKFLSADEEITIEIEKCNGEVWDIDIEKEYGEDLGLEFGGGIMDKAKSCSNKCMFCFIDQLPKGLRQTLYFKDDDSRLSFLQGNFVTLTNMKDEDIDRIIRYHISPINVSVHTTNKELRKKMLSNRFAGNIMERMKKLADAGIVMNAQIVSIPNINNGEELLKTINDLYSLYPYVSEVAVVPIGVTKFREGLAKVDTYTKELAEKEINSIKRLQNKFISDGNGPFVRLSDEFYIVAGHNIPDEEFYDGYNQIEDGIGMVRCFKSEIDSSASSVEKNLKGSFSIATGVLAYDSIKEAASKIMSYNENIKIDVYKIINYFFGETITVAGLLTGKDIIEQLKGKIKSKYLIMPENMFRRGYEFSDSDELIMLDDTRIKDIEEALDVQVIVVNFTGEDLVKKINERIKEDN; encoded by the coding sequence ATGAAAAATATTATAACAAAAGTAGATAAAGGCAGTATAGGAGAAGAAGTAGGGATAGAAGTTAATGATATACTTTTATCGATAGATGGTAATAATATAGATGATATTATTGATTATAAATTTTTATCTGCAGATGAAGAAATTACAATAGAAATTGAAAAATGCAATGGCGAAGTTTGGGATATTGATATTGAAAAAGAATATGGAGAAGATTTAGGATTAGAATTTGGCGGCGGAATAATGGATAAAGCAAAAAGCTGTAGTAATAAATGTATGTTTTGTTTTATAGATCAGCTTCCAAAAGGATTAAGGCAAACTCTTTATTTTAAAGATGATGATTCAAGACTTTCATTCCTTCAAGGAAACTTTGTAACACTTACAAATATGAAAGATGAAGATATAGATAGAATTATAAGGTATCATATAAGTCCTATAAATGTTTCTGTCCATACAACTAATAAAGAACTTAGAAAAAAAATGCTAAGTAATAGGTTCGCAGGAAACATAATGGAGAGAATGAAAAAACTTGCTGATGCAGGGATAGTAATGAATGCTCAAATTGTTTCGATTCCGAATATAAATAATGGAGAGGAACTTTTAAAGACTATAAATGATTTATATTCTTTATACCCATATGTTTCAGAAGTTGCTGTTGTTCCAATAGGAGTTACTAAATTCAGAGAAGGACTTGCAAAAGTCGATACATATACTAAGGAACTTGCAGAAAAAGAAATAAATAGTATAAAAAGACTTCAAAACAAATTTATAAGTGATGGAAATGGACCATTTGTTAGGCTTTCTGATGAGTTTTATATTGTTGCAGGTCATAATATTCCAGATGAAGAATTCTATGATGGGTATAATCAGATTGAAGATGGAATAGGAATGGTTAGATGCTTTAAAAGTGAAATAGATTCATCAGCATCTTCTGTAGAAAAGAATTTAAAAGGAAGTTTTTCAATTGCGACTGGAGTACTTGCTTATGATAGTATAAAAGAAGCTGCAAGTAAGATAATGTCTTATAATGAAAATATAAAAATAGATGTTTATAAAATAATTAATTATTTTTTTGGAGAGACAATAACAGTAGCAGGTCTTCTTACTGGAAAAGATATAATAGAACAATTAAAAGGAAAAATAAAATCAAAATATCTTATTATGCCTGAAAATATGTTCAGACGAGGATATGAATTTTCAGATAGTGATGAACTTATAATGCTCGATGATACAAGAATAAAAGACATAGAAGAAGCTTTAGATGTACAAGTGATAGTTGTAAACTTTACGGGTGAAGACTTAGTAAAAAAAATAAATGAACGTATTAAGGAGGACAATTAA
- the phoU gene encoding phosphate signaling complex protein PhoU produces the protein MTRGSNDARVKVINDKLMTMTNLVEKQIYKSIVSLKLCDIEIANKIIKDDDKVDNLQKELEDACIKYIAAEQPLATDLRRVFTASKIVTDLERMADHAVDICKVVKRINCKINEKDQTFTLLWDMAEKVRDMVKMSVDAYLDENKDEAYRICSLDDSVDKDYKELFSALVQKIKDNNVSFSDNGTQLLFVIKYLERIADHVTNICEWTIFLNSGNYVDLNE, from the coding sequence ATGACAAGAGGTTCAAATGATGCAAGAGTCAAAGTTATTAATGATAAATTAATGACTATGACAAATCTTGTAGAAAAACAGATATATAAGAGTATTGTATCTTTAAAATTATGCGATATTGAAATCGCTAATAAAATAATAAAAGATGATGACAAGGTAGATAATCTTCAAAAGGAACTTGAAGATGCATGTATTAAATATATTGCAGCAGAGCAGCCACTTGCAACAGATTTAAGAAGAGTTTTTACAGCATCTAAAATTGTAACTGATCTTGAAAGAATGGCAGATCATGCAGTTGATATATGTAAGGTCGTAAAAAGAATAAACTGCAAAATAAATGAAAAAGATCAGACATTTACCTTACTATGGGATATGGCAGAAAAAGTAAGAGATATGGTAAAAATGTCTGTAGACGCCTATCTTGATGAAAATAAAGATGAGGCATATAGAATATGTTCATTAGATGATTCTGTAGATAAAGATTATAAGGAGTTATTTTCTGCACTTGTTCAAAAAATAAAAGATAATAATGTATCATTTTCTGATAATGGAACTCAGCTTCTATTTGTAATTAAATATTTAGAGAGAATAGCTGACCATGTAACAAATATATGTGAATGGACTATATTCTTAAATAGTGGAAATTACGTCGATTTAAATGAATAA
- the pstB gene encoding phosphate ABC transporter ATP-binding protein PstB — MGIITTNDLSLYYGDNKALKEINLDINKNEVTALIGPSGCGKSTFLRTLNRMNDLIECVRIEGKVLFEGKDIYKDYDEITLRKRIGMVFQRPNPFPMSIYDNIAYGPRIHGNKNKVSLDEIVEKSLRKAALFDETKDRLKDSAMRLSGGQQQRLCIARTLAVSPEVILMDEPTSALDPISTSKVENLMDELKKEYTVIIVTHNMQQAGRIADKTAFFLNGEVVEFGKTEDIFYKPRDKRTEDYITGRFG, encoded by the coding sequence ATGGGAATTATAACAACTAATGATTTATCTCTTTATTATGGAGACAATAAAGCCCTTAAAGAAATAAATTTAGATATAAACAAAAATGAAGTTACAGCACTTATAGGTCCATCGGGATGTGGAAAATCTACATTTTTAAGAACATTAAATAGAATGAATGATTTAATTGAATGTGTAAGAATTGAAGGAAAGGTATTATTTGAAGGAAAAGACATTTATAAAGATTATGATGAGATAACACTTAGAAAGCGTATAGGAATGGTGTTTCAAAGACCGAATCCTTTCCCAATGTCTATATATGATAATATAGCTTATGGACCAAGAATACATGGAAATAAAAATAAAGTATCTCTTGACGAGATAGTAGAGAAGAGTTTAAGAAAGGCTGCTCTTTTTGATGAAACAAAAGACAGATTAAAAGATAGTGCAATGAGACTTTCAGGAGGACAGCAACAGAGACTTTGTATTGCGAGAACACTTGCAGTATCACCTGAGGTTATATTAATGGATGAACCTACATCTGCCCTTGATCCTATTTCAACAAGCAAAGTTGAAAATCTTATGGATGAATTAAAGAAAGAATATACTGTAATAATAGTAACTCATAATATGCAGCAGGCTGGAAGAATTGCTGACAAGACAGCATTTTTCTTAAATGGTGAAGTAGTTGAATTTGGTAAAACTGAAGATATTTTTTATAAACCAAGAGATAAAAGGACAGAGGATTATATAACAGGAAGATTTGGTTAA
- the pstA gene encoding phosphate ABC transporter permease PstA — protein MNAKKMDKLMTYFFYVISAFVIFILVAFIAYILYKGYPMLKFSFIFGKTKLTGAGGGIGIQLFNSFYMLFISLLITIPIGIGAGIYLAEYAKEGKILNFISMSLETMSSLPSIVIGMFGLLIFVNFMDMGYSILAGALSVSILNIPAMTRVSENAIRAASLKVKEASLGLGATRWQTLCKITIKSAIGEIITGIILASGRIFGEAAAFLYTAGLSSANFKFDMLSFTGSKSAFSLFRPAETLAVHIWKLNSEGIVPDAVAIANGTAAVLMIIVLIFNLSARLIGNRIIKVYQGK, from the coding sequence ATGAATGCAAAAAAAATGGATAAATTAATGACATACTTTTTCTATGTTATAAGTGCATTTGTAATTTTCATACTAGTAGCATTTATTGCATACATTTTATATAAAGGTTATCCAATGCTGAAATTTTCATTTATCTTTGGGAAAACTAAGCTTACAGGAGCAGGCGGAGGTATTGGAATACAGCTTTTTAACTCTTTCTATATGTTATTTATATCTCTTTTAATTACTATTCCGATAGGAATCGGTGCAGGAATATATCTTGCAGAATATGCAAAAGAAGGTAAAATACTTAATTTTATATCAATGTCACTTGAAACAATGTCATCTCTTCCTTCTATAGTAATAGGTATGTTTGGACTTCTTATATTTGTTAACTTTATGGATATGGGATATTCAATACTTGCAGGTGCATTATCAGTAAGTATATTAAATATTCCAGCAATGACAAGAGTTTCAGAAAATGCTATAAGAGCAGCTTCACTTAAAGTAAAGGAAGCATCACTTGGGCTTGGAGCCACAAGATGGCAGACATTATGTAAAATAACAATTAAATCAGCAATTGGAGAAATAATTACAGGAATTATTTTAGCATCAGGAAGAATATTTGGAGAAGCAGCAGCTTTTCTATACACAGCAGGACTATCTTCTGCAAATTTTAAATTTGATATGCTAAGTTTTACAGGAAGCAAATCAGCATTTTCGTTATTTAGACCAGCAGAAACTTTAGCAGTTCATATTTGGAAACTAAATTCTGAAGGAATAGTTCCAGATGCAGTTGCTATAGCAAATGGAACTGCAGCAGTATTAATGATTATAGTATTAATTTTTAATTTATCTGCAAGACTCATTGGGAATAGGATAATCAAAGTTTATCAAGGAAAGTAG
- the pstC gene encoding phosphate ABC transporter permease subunit PstC, with product MEKRSLKEKFKNEYIGKLFSIACAFLIIGITIAIIVFIFIKGLNLFIADKYSFINFIFKNNWNPGDETPSFGALSFIIGSVFVSAGAVILSAPVAISLAVFVNIISKRFGRVIMKPALEILVGIPSVVYGWVGISVLVPFVKNHFSGTGFSLLSGILVLALMILPTIATLSIDAVKTIPKDHIEASYGLGATRWQTIYKVIVPGSRRGILTGVILGIARAFGEALAVQMVIGNTIKIPNSLTSSMSTLTSILTMDMSNTVGGTVWNDALWSLAMILLIISFGFIVIVRRIDKGGK from the coding sequence ATGGAAAAAAGAAGCTTAAAGGAAAAGTTTAAAAATGAATATATAGGAAAGTTATTTTCAATAGCTTGTGCCTTTCTAATAATAGGAATTACAATTGCAATCATAGTATTCATTTTTATTAAAGGATTAAATCTATTTATTGCAGATAAATACAGCTTTATAAATTTTATATTTAAAAATAATTGGAATCCAGGAGATGAGACACCTTCCTTTGGAGCTCTCTCTTTCATTATAGGTTCAGTATTTGTTTCAGCAGGTGCAGTAATACTTAGTGCACCTGTTGCAATTTCACTTGCTGTGTTTGTAAATATAATATCAAAGAGATTTGGAAGAGTAATAATGAAACCGGCTCTTGAGATTTTAGTTGGAATTCCATCTGTAGTATATGGATGGGTTGGAATATCAGTTTTAGTTCCTTTTGTGAAAAATCATTTTAGTGGTACTGGGTTTTCACTACTTTCAGGAATACTCGTACTTGCACTTATGATTCTTCCCACAATAGCAACACTTTCTATAGATGCTGTAAAAACAATACCAAAAGATCATATTGAAGCATCATATGGACTTGGAGCTACAAGATGGCAGACAATATATAAAGTTATAGTCCCTGGCTCAAGAAGAGGTATTTTAACAGGAGTAATTTTAGGTATAGCAAGAGCTTTTGGAGAGGCACTTGCAGTACAGATGGTTATAGGAAATACAATAAAAATTCCAAATAGCCTTACATCATCTATGTCAACTCTTACAAGTATTCTTACAATGGATATGTCAAATACAGTTGGAGGAACAGTATGGAATGATGCATTATGGTCTCTTGCAATGATTCTTCTTATTATATCGTTTGGATTTATAGTTATTGTAAGAAGAATTGATAAGGGAGGAAAATAA
- a CDS encoding phosphate ABC transporter substrate-binding protein: MKKKMLKICMSTLLTMSMGFAMAGCGSLNGGSNDSTSTKSEETSEEIAGSITVSGSSALLPLMEQAIEKFNAKYPDASISAQAGGSGTGLTQVMDGTVDIGNSDIFAEEKLDKDKASTLVDHQVVAESFAIAVNKSVGVDNLTKDQIKKIFLGEIKNWKEVGGKDQEIFVIHRKDGSGTRATFEKKLLDGTKENDAIGIMQDSNGAVLSAMKQNEGAISYLGLAYLNGDDAKNAGIVATKIDGVSAEKNSIADGSYKFWSWGHMYTKGEAKGLSKQFIDYISSSEVKEIVDNLGFVSISDMKVKE; this comes from the coding sequence ATGAAAAAGAAAATGTTAAAAATTTGTATGAGTACTTTACTTACAATGTCAATGGGCTTTGCAATGGCAGGCTGTGGTTCACTTAATGGAGGATCTAACGATAGTACTTCTACAAAAAGTGAAGAAACAAGTGAAGAGATAGCAGGATCTATTACAGTAAGCGGATCTTCAGCATTACTTCCACTAATGGAACAAGCAATAGAAAAATTTAATGCTAAATATCCTGATGCTTCAATAAGTGCTCAGGCAGGTGGATCTGGTACAGGACTTACTCAGGTAATGGATGGAACAGTAGACATAGGAAACTCAGATATTTTTGCAGAAGAGAAATTAGATAAAGATAAAGCTTCTACATTAGTTGATCATCAAGTTGTTGCTGAAAGCTTTGCAATTGCAGTAAATAAATCAGTTGGAGTAGATAACTTAACAAAAGATCAGATAAAGAAAATATTCCTTGGAGAAATTAAAAACTGGAAGGAAGTTGGAGGAAAAGATCAAGAAATCTTTGTTATCCATAGAAAAGACGGATCAGGAACTAGAGCAACATTTGAAAAGAAATTATTAGATGGAACTAAAGAAAATGATGCTATAGGAATTATGCAAGATTCAAATGGAGCTGTTTTATCAGCTATGAAACAAAATGAAGGTGCAATTAGTTACTTAGGACTTGCATATTTAAATGGTGATGATGCTAAAAATGCTGGAATTGTAGCAACTAAGATTGATGGTGTTAGTGCTGAGAAAAACAGTATTGCAGACGGATCATATAAGTTCTGGTCATGGGGACATATGTATACAAAAGGTGAAGCAAAAGGACTTTCTAAACAGTTTATTGATTACATTTCAAGTAGTGAAGTAAAGGAAATTGTAGACAATTTAGGATTTGTTTCTATAAGTGATATGAAAGTTAAAGAATAA